One region of Deinococcus wulumuqiensis R12 genomic DNA includes:
- the bioA gene encoding adenosylmethionine--8-amino-7-oxononanoate transaminase: protein MPSSEKPRSLERGVVTSSFPSALPDPTGLLDLDTRHVWHPFTQARTAPEPQVIVRGEGPYLYAADGTRLLDMVSSWWVNLHGHAHPAIAGAIARQAQELEHVIFAGFTHAPAVTLAARLAAELPGRLSRIFYSDNGSTAVEAALKIALQAGFNRGETRTRILAFEGGYHGDTFGAMSAGATSGFYAPFQDKLFQVDFVPYPATWAGDPEVEAKEWAALSALDALLGDDVAAIVLEPLVQGSAGIRMARPAYLDEVVRRVRAAGGLVIFDEVMTGFGRTGRLWAARHLSEAPDLMCLSKGITGGFLPLGVTAATEELYRAFGGDSFAQAFAHGHSYTANPLSCAAALASLDLTLSPETAANWERIGAAHERALPELSAHPHLERVRRCGTILAAEIRGAGEYGGNVSLELRQFFAARGLLLRPLGNVVYLLPPYVVTDEQLGQAYAAFLDAAQTFGRPG from the coding sequence ATGCCGTCGTCTGAGAAGCCTCGCTCTTTAGAGCGGGGAGTTGTCACTTCTTCTTTTCCCTCCGCTCTCCCCGACCCCACTGGCCTCCTCGACCTCGATACCCGGCACGTCTGGCATCCTTTCACGCAGGCCCGCACCGCCCCGGAGCCGCAGGTCATCGTGCGCGGCGAGGGGCCCTACTTGTACGCGGCGGACGGAACGCGGCTGCTCGACATGGTGAGTTCGTGGTGGGTCAACCTGCACGGACACGCGCATCCGGCCATTGCCGGGGCCATCGCGCGGCAGGCGCAGGAACTCGAACACGTCATTTTCGCGGGCTTCACGCACGCGCCCGCCGTGACCCTTGCCGCACGCCTCGCCGCCGAGCTGCCGGGGCGCCTGAGCCGAATCTTCTATTCCGACAACGGCTCGACGGCGGTGGAAGCGGCCCTCAAAATCGCGCTTCAGGCGGGCTTCAACCGGGGCGAGACGCGCACCCGAATTCTGGCCTTCGAGGGCGGCTACCACGGCGACACCTTCGGCGCGATGAGCGCGGGAGCCACCTCGGGCTTCTACGCGCCGTTTCAGGACAAGCTCTTTCAGGTGGATTTCGTTCCCTATCCCGCGACCTGGGCGGGTGACCCGGAGGTGGAAGCGAAGGAATGGGCGGCCCTGAGCGCCCTCGACGCGCTGCTGGGCGACGATGTGGCGGCCATCGTGCTGGAGCCGTTGGTGCAGGGGTCGGCGGGCATCCGGATGGCCCGGCCCGCTTATCTCGACGAGGTGGTGCGGCGGGTGCGGGCGGCGGGCGGTCTGGTCATCTTCGACGAGGTGATGACGGGCTTCGGGCGCACCGGGCGGCTGTGGGCGGCGCGGCACCTGAGCGAAGCGCCGGACCTGATGTGCCTGAGCAAGGGCATCACCGGCGGGTTTTTGCCGCTGGGCGTGACCGCCGCCACCGAGGAGCTGTACCGCGCCTTCGGGGGCGACTCCTTCGCGCAGGCGTTCGCGCACGGGCACTCGTACACCGCCAACCCGCTGAGCTGCGCGGCGGCGCTGGCCTCGCTCGACCTCACACTCTCGCCGGAAACGGCGGCGAACTGGGAGCGCATCGGCGCGGCCCACGAACGGGCGCTGCCGGAACTGTCCGCACACCCGCATCTGGAGCGCGTGCGGCGCTGCGGCACCATCCTCGCCGCCGAGATTCGTGGGGCGGGGGAGTACGGCGGCAACGTCAGCCTCGAACTGCGGCAATTCTTCGCGGCGCGGGGGCTGCTGCTGCGTCCGCTGGGCAACGTGGTGTACCTGCTGCCGCCCTACGTCGTCACCGACGAACAGCTCGGGCAGGCCTACGCCGCCTTCCTCGACGCCGCGCAAACCTTCGGGCGGCCCGGATGA
- a CDS encoding aminotransferase class I/II-fold pyridoxal phosphate-dependent enzyme: MRETLQARLDTLAAQHRERRLLDWTPDPEPGYVRCGDRRLLDLASNDYLGLSRQRWTPDAAHEFLSGTDLQAHEHVVQDALTRFGAGAARLITGNHPVYGLLERELARLKGREAALVFNSGMAANSGVIPALVGRGDAVFSDELNHASIIDGVRLSRAETHVFPHRDLAALERQLAASRAPHKLIVTDALFSMDGTLAPLPELVALKKKYGAWLMVDEAHTGGVYGPGGAGLACAQGVGAEVDVLMGTLGKAYGSVGAYIAGDRLLVRYLLNAARTFIFTTGLPPANVAVSLLNVRRAQAMDAERARLHANAARFRAALAGAGLDLAGSETQVVPVVLGAEDLTLARAARLREQGYAAVAIRPPTVAPGSARVRFALSSVHRWDDLAGCLSGVLAPRL, translated from the coding sequence ATGAGGGAGACGTTGCAGGCGCGGCTGGACACCCTCGCCGCGCAGCACCGCGAGAGGCGGCTGCTCGACTGGACGCCCGACCCGGAACCGGGCTACGTGCGCTGCGGAGACAGGCGACTGCTCGACCTCGCCTCCAACGATTATCTCGGCCTGTCGCGGCAGCGGTGGACGCCCGACGCAGCTCACGAGTTCCTGAGCGGAACTGACCTGCAAGCACACGAACACGTCGTTCAGGACGCCCTGACCCGTTTCGGTGCGGGGGCGGCGCGGCTCATCACCGGCAATCATCCGGTTTATGGCCTGCTCGAGCGCGAACTGGCGCGGCTCAAGGGGCGGGAAGCGGCACTCGTGTTCAACAGCGGCATGGCGGCCAACTCGGGCGTGATTCCGGCGCTCGTCGGGCGCGGGGACGCCGTGTTCAGCGACGAACTCAACCACGCGTCCATCATCGACGGCGTCCGGCTCAGCCGCGCCGAGACGCATGTTTTTCCCCACCGTGACCTCGCCGCTCTGGAAAGACAACTCGCCGCCAGCCGCGCTCCCCACAAGCTCATCGTGACCGACGCGCTGTTCAGCATGGACGGCACCCTGGCCCCACTTCCCGAACTGGTGGCGCTCAAAAAGAAATACGGCGCGTGGCTAATGGTGGACGAGGCCCACACCGGCGGCGTGTACGGGCCGGGCGGCGCGGGGCTGGCCTGCGCCCAGGGAGTCGGCGCTGAGGTGGACGTGCTGATGGGCACCCTCGGCAAGGCGTACGGCAGTGTGGGCGCGTACATCGCCGGGGACAGGTTGCTCGTCCGGTATCTGCTGAACGCGGCCCGCACCTTCATCTTCACCACGGGGCTGCCCCCCGCCAACGTCGCGGTGAGCCTGCTCAACGTGCGCCGGGCGCAGGCGATGGACGCCGAACGCGCCCGCCTGCACGCGAATGCGGCCCGCTTCCGCGCGGCGCTGGCGGGGGCGGGCCTCGACCTTGCGGGCAGTGAAACCCAGGTCGTTCCGGTGGTGCTGGGCGCGGAGGACCTGACCCTGGCGCGGGCGGCCCGCTTGCGGGAACAGGGCTACGCCGCCGTCGCCATTCGCCCGCCCACCGTCGCCCCCGGCAGCGCCCGCGTGCGGTTTGCGCTGAGCAGTGTTCACCGCTGGGACGACCTCGCGGGGTGCCTGTCCGGGGTGCTGGCTCCTCGCCTGTGA
- a CDS encoding tyrosine-type recombinase/integrase encodes MGMAGELVPIQGALHYADLTDQSLRVRAVEAAAQYDTEALVLVTLAYMTTASRKGARTSPKTLAAYALAVRDFVPWAQTGGVQLLRPGKRDGSRYMAHLQRRPSEGRGKHGGLAASTVAQYLAGVRALYRALHWAGATEAHPLNDVHAPGDPTPGIVKNPPYMQELGGVLEGCEPRLAALLLLCSHAGLRVSEALAVRRGDIEGQTLVVRGKGGKGRRVPLGARVRQALAELFPVDTEGHFFDWDYGQASYRAAKAFRTAGHPWRGFHAARKHSGTRLYQATRDFTRVGLFLGHASVDTTRRYVAVQDDDVAQEVEHW; translated from the coding sequence ATGGGCATGGCCGGCGAACTCGTTCCTATTCAAGGCGCCCTGCACTACGCTGACCTGACCGACCAGAGCCTGCGCGTCCGGGCTGTCGAGGCGGCGGCACAGTACGACACCGAAGCTCTGGTCTTGGTCACGCTCGCCTATATGACGACCGCCAGTCGCAAAGGCGCCCGCACCAGTCCGAAGACGCTGGCAGCCTATGCCCTGGCCGTGCGGGACTTCGTGCCCTGGGCGCAGACCGGTGGGGTTCAGCTCCTGCGGCCCGGCAAGCGCGACGGGAGCCGCTACATGGCGCACCTGCAGCGGCGGCCCAGCGAGGGCAGAGGCAAACACGGAGGACTGGCCGCCTCCACCGTCGCCCAGTACCTTGCGGGGGTGCGGGCGCTCTACCGGGCACTGCACTGGGCAGGGGCCACCGAAGCACACCCCCTGAACGACGTACACGCCCCGGGTGACCCCACCCCAGGCATCGTGAAAAATCCTCCATACATGCAGGAACTCGGCGGGGTACTCGAAGGCTGCGAACCCAGACTGGCGGCCCTGCTCCTGCTGTGTTCGCACGCGGGCCTGCGGGTCAGCGAAGCCCTGGCCGTGCGGCGGGGCGACATCGAGGGCCAGACGCTCGTCGTCCGGGGCAAGGGAGGAAAAGGCCGGCGGGTGCCCCTGGGAGCGCGGGTCCGGCAGGCACTGGCCGAACTTTTCCCCGTGGATACGGAAGGGCACTTTTTCGACTGGGACTACGGCCAGGCCAGCTACCGGGCCGCCAAAGCGTTTCGGACCGCCGGGCACCCCTGGCGCGGCTTTCACGCGGCGCGTAAGCACTCGGGCACACGGCTGTACCAGGCCACGCGCGATTTCACGCGGGTGGGGCTTTTTCTCGGTCACGCGTCGGTGGACACCACCCGGCGCTACGTGGCCGTCCAGGACGACGATGTCGCGCAGGAGGTCGAGCACTGGTAA
- a CDS encoding nucleoside-diphosphate sugar epimerase/dehydratase: MNLIATKFLLDVGLWVLASLLAYAFRKPSLIDLGIPLNVFGYMLLNGSVMALLAWHYRLPRQTWQRVGVPDLLMLARAAAVSTLLMFAAGFVFQSWLQLPRSVPLLAGVLGFLLMGAARILARLLAERVRSRDATTQKRVLIVGAGSAGSLIAREMQRHPEAGLRPIGFLDDDPGKQRQWVVGLPVFGPVSSLPAIAAREDADEVLIAVPSVAGDFIRRVIDLARESQVSYRIIPGVFEILSGNVNINQIRDVNLEDLLRRPPVHLNTTEIADYLKGRVILVTGAGGSIGSELVRQISRYEPAILLLFGRGENSIFGIQQELTRTCPNLKQIGLIGDVRDEARLRQVFETYRPQVVFHAAAHKHVPLMEQTPSEAILNNVIGTRNVVALCLEFDVSRLVNVSTDKAVNPTSVMGASKRVAEMVVSAGAARARETQAFVSVRFGNVLGSRGSVVPTFMAQIRSGGPITVTHPEMVRYFMTIPEASRLVLQAGGLAENGKVYVLNMGDPVKIADLARDVIRLSGVRNVDIVYSGVRPGEKLYEELLTASEGIDATTHKEIFSAKLAPVDAEQMDRQLRLLAQHAAHPDPDAIRALLAELIPENKFGQIR, from the coding sequence ATGAATCTCATTGCCACCAAATTCCTGCTTGATGTCGGGCTGTGGGTGCTCGCATCGTTGCTGGCCTACGCTTTTCGCAAACCTTCCCTGATCGACCTGGGGATTCCGCTCAATGTGTTCGGTTACATGCTGCTCAATGGGAGCGTCATGGCGCTGCTGGCGTGGCATTACCGTCTCCCGCGGCAAACCTGGCAGCGCGTCGGCGTCCCCGACCTGCTGATGCTGGCCCGCGCAGCGGCCGTCTCGACCCTCCTCATGTTTGCTGCTGGCTTCGTCTTCCAGTCCTGGCTGCAACTTCCCCGCAGTGTGCCGCTGCTTGCCGGTGTGCTGGGCTTTCTCCTGATGGGCGCGGCCCGCATCCTCGCCCGACTTCTTGCCGAGCGCGTCCGCAGCCGCGACGCGACCACCCAAAAGCGCGTGTTGATCGTCGGTGCCGGCAGCGCCGGGTCATTGATTGCCCGCGAAATGCAGCGTCACCCTGAAGCCGGTCTCCGGCCCATCGGCTTTCTCGACGACGACCCAGGAAAACAGCGGCAGTGGGTGGTGGGACTTCCTGTCTTCGGGCCAGTCTCGAGCTTGCCGGCCATTGCTGCCCGCGAGGATGCCGACGAGGTCCTCATCGCTGTTCCGTCGGTCGCCGGCGACTTCATACGGCGGGTGATAGACCTGGCCCGCGAATCTCAGGTGAGTTACCGCATCATCCCCGGTGTGTTTGAAATCCTGTCCGGGAATGTGAATATCAACCAGATTCGTGACGTGAACCTGGAAGACCTGCTGCGCCGTCCCCCCGTTCACCTGAACACCACAGAAATCGCCGACTATCTGAAAGGCCGAGTGATTCTCGTGACCGGGGCGGGCGGCAGCATCGGCTCGGAACTCGTGCGGCAGATCAGCCGATACGAGCCAGCCATACTGCTGCTTTTCGGCCGTGGCGAGAACAGCATTTTCGGTATTCAGCAGGAACTGACGCGCACCTGCCCGAATCTCAAGCAGATTGGGCTGATCGGTGACGTGCGCGATGAGGCCCGCCTTCGCCAGGTCTTCGAAACATACCGTCCGCAGGTCGTGTTCCACGCGGCGGCCCATAAGCACGTGCCTCTGATGGAGCAGACGCCGTCCGAGGCGATTTTGAACAACGTCATCGGTACGCGGAACGTGGTGGCGCTCTGCCTGGAATTTGACGTCTCCCGTCTGGTCAACGTCTCCACCGACAAGGCCGTCAACCCCACCAGTGTCATGGGAGCCTCGAAACGGGTGGCCGAGATGGTCGTCTCTGCCGGAGCGGCCCGCGCCCGTGAAACGCAGGCGTTCGTGTCGGTGCGCTTCGGGAACGTACTCGGCAGCCGGGGCAGCGTCGTTCCGACTTTCATGGCCCAGATCCGGTCAGGAGGCCCGATTACCGTCACCCACCCCGAAATGGTGCGCTACTTCATGACCATTCCTGAAGCCTCGCGCCTGGTGCTGCAAGCCGGAGGCCTGGCGGAAAACGGCAAAGTCTACGTGCTGAACATGGGCGACCCGGTCAAGATCGCCGACCTGGCACGTGACGTAATCCGCCTGTCCGGTGTAAGGAACGTGGATATCGTCTACAGCGGTGTACGCCCCGGCGAGAAGCTCTATGAGGAACTTCTCACAGCAAGCGAAGGCATCGACGCCACGACCCACAAGGAAATTTTCAGCGCCAAGCTTGCACCCGTCGATGCCGAACAGATGGACCGGCAACTTCGGCTTCTCGCGCAGCATGCCGCTCATCCGGACCCCGACGCCATCCGCGCGCTCCTGGCCGAATTGATTCCCGAGAACAAGTTTGGACAGATTCGCTGA
- a CDS encoding DegT/DnrJ/EryC1/StrS family aminotransferase, translated as MATHAPFRGWPVFEPDEIQAVTQVLQSGKVNYWTGTEARELEREYAEYLGVKHAIALHNGTLALELALHAFGIGAGDEVITTTRTFIASASAAVMRGCVPVIAEVDPVTQNITADTIRPLITAKTRAIIPVHLAGWPCDMDPIMELAREHDLIVIEDCAQAHGAFYKGKPVGSIGHAGAFSFCQDKIMTTGGEGGLLALNDTEVWKKAWAYKDHGKSYDAVYNREHAPGFRWLHESFGTNWRMLEVQAAIGRLQLRKLPDWIERRRANAQVLTERLGKHAALRLTVPGDDIHHSYYKYYVFVRPEQLAEGWDRDRIMNAVTAQGVPCFSGSCSEIYLEKAFTDAGYGPKDRLPVARELGETSLMFLVHPTLSEKDMHRMADAVDAVMAQAQRP; from the coding sequence ATGGCGACACACGCTCCTTTTCGTGGCTGGCCGGTCTTTGAACCGGACGAAATTCAAGCGGTGACGCAGGTCCTGCAATCCGGAAAAGTGAATTACTGGACCGGCACCGAGGCGCGTGAGCTCGAGCGGGAATATGCCGAGTACCTGGGCGTCAAGCACGCCATCGCCCTGCACAACGGCACGCTGGCCCTGGAACTGGCCCTGCATGCCTTCGGCATCGGGGCAGGGGACGAGGTGATCACCACGACGCGCACTTTCATCGCTTCGGCCAGCGCTGCCGTGATGCGCGGATGCGTCCCGGTCATTGCCGAAGTTGATCCGGTGACCCAGAACATCACGGCCGACACCATCCGGCCCCTGATCACCGCCAAGACCCGCGCGATCATTCCTGTTCACCTCGCCGGGTGGCCCTGCGACATGGACCCGATCATGGAGCTGGCGCGCGAGCATGACCTGATCGTGATCGAGGACTGCGCCCAGGCACACGGTGCGTTCTACAAGGGCAAACCGGTGGGCAGCATCGGCCATGCCGGAGCCTTCTCGTTCTGCCAGGACAAGATCATGACGACCGGTGGCGAGGGTGGCCTGCTCGCCCTGAACGACACCGAGGTCTGGAAGAAGGCCTGGGCGTACAAGGATCACGGCAAGAGCTACGACGCGGTCTACAACCGTGAGCACGCCCCCGGCTTCCGCTGGCTCCACGAGTCCTTCGGGACGAACTGGCGCATGCTGGAAGTTCAGGCCGCCATCGGACGCCTGCAACTGCGCAAATTGCCGGACTGGATCGAACGCCGCAGAGCCAACGCGCAAGTCCTCACTGAGCGGCTCGGCAAACATGCTGCTCTGCGCCTCACGGTTCCTGGCGACGACATTCACCACTCGTACTACAAGTACTACGTGTTCGTGCGCCCCGAGCAACTGGCCGAGGGCTGGGACCGCGACCGGATCATGAACGCTGTCACCGCGCAGGGCGTGCCGTGCTTCAGCGGCTCTTGCTCCGAGATCTACTTGGAGAAGGCCTTCACCGACGCTGGCTATGGCCCAAAAGATCGCCTGCCTGTGGCGCGTGAACTCGGCGAGACCTCGCTGATGTTCCTGGTGCATCCGACGCTGTCTGAAAAGGATATGCACCGGATGGCGGACGCGGTCGACGCGGTAATGGCGCAGGCCCAGAGGCCCTGA
- a CDS encoding acetyltransferase, whose amino-acid sequence MTPDLHVIGAGGHAKVIVELAHAAGRNIAGIYDDQFEEHPGVLDYTVTGPIASFPDTPDVHAIIAVGSNCFRQVIDGRFQHVTWATLVHPFSWVSPSARLGPGTVVMAGVVVQAQATLGRHVIANTGCSIGHDCAVGDYVHLAPGSRLTGGVHLGEGSFLGTEASAIPGVTVGEWSIVGAGAVVSRSLPANITAVGTPAKVIKERPTGWQND is encoded by the coding sequence ATGACCCCTGACCTCCACGTAATCGGCGCAGGCGGTCACGCAAAGGTAATCGTAGAACTGGCACACGCGGCTGGCCGTAACATTGCGGGTATTTACGACGATCAGTTCGAGGAGCATCCTGGTGTGCTCGACTACACCGTGACGGGGCCAATCGCCAGTTTTCCCGACACCCCGGACGTCCACGCCATCATTGCTGTCGGCAGTAACTGCTTTCGGCAGGTTATAGACGGCCGCTTCCAGCACGTTACCTGGGCTACACTCGTTCATCCGTTCAGCTGGGTCTCTCCCTCTGCGCGACTTGGGCCAGGAACCGTCGTGATGGCCGGCGTGGTCGTGCAGGCCCAGGCCACCCTGGGACGGCACGTTATCGCTAACACGGGCTGCAGCATTGGCCACGACTGCGCTGTTGGGGACTACGTTCACCTGGCCCCCGGCTCACGGCTGACTGGCGGTGTTCACTTGGGCGAGGGCAGCTTCCTCGGAACCGAGGCCAGTGCCATCCCCGGCGTCACTGTCGGCGAATGGAGCATTGTGGGCGCAGGGGCAGTGGTGTCGCGCTCCCTCCCAGCGAACATCACGGCGGTGGGTACCCCGGCCAAGGTCATCAAGGAGCGCCCCACAGGGTGGCAGAACGACTGA
- a CDS encoding sugar transferase: protein MRRYEKAILYTVTSSLGLIALGGQVALMAKRGWRTAVSAPPMTAGQMQEFTGQEENSILPVPIEQEINIKADVKALGAMYLALRRFQPTITNVSTLKAGLIGGLAGVAARVPVYTLQGLQSEAVQGRQGRRYHVAERVAIACAHRVVCVSPSLQKRAHELGLIPVHKTVVLGVTGVRPLPPMAPELTATQRNQLGLSKDRPVIGFVGRLARTQGIPELIHAFQRVQLQVPDAALLLVGDYEEDAPGAAEVRQLIEQTPGVIRAGLVPDVSPYYPLMTVMAFPACHEGFSTMALEGAAFGLPLVMTNTAEAHDLVKDGLTGWYVPAGDPDALASALITALLDPAEARRRGEAGLQWVMEHFSPQRVQERWADYYDELLRWRELGTQHPEKRVMDILFSGLGLMLLGLPMLGLAGLIRYKLGSPVLFKQVRPGLAGQPFTMYKFRTMTDERGPDGELLPNAVRLTAFGKFLRSTSLDELPELLNILKGDMSLVGPRPLLMEYLPLYNERQARRHEVRPGLTGWAQVNGRNALSWEEKFEHDMWYVENRSFALDLKILLMTLKKVLNRDGINADGEATAPRFKGTHPS from the coding sequence ATGCGAAGATACGAAAAAGCCATTCTGTATACCGTGACTTCATCTCTTGGCCTCATTGCTCTGGGGGGGCAAGTGGCTCTTATGGCAAAGCGGGGATGGCGAACTGCGGTGAGTGCCCCGCCCATGACAGCAGGCCAGATGCAGGAGTTTACCGGCCAAGAAGAGAACTCCATTCTCCCAGTGCCTATAGAGCAGGAAATCAATATTAAGGCTGACGTAAAGGCCCTGGGAGCGATGTACCTCGCGCTTCGGCGTTTCCAGCCTACGATAACGAATGTCAGCACCCTCAAAGCTGGACTCATCGGCGGGCTTGCAGGTGTGGCAGCGCGAGTGCCTGTCTATACCCTGCAAGGTCTACAGTCTGAAGCCGTACAGGGGCGTCAGGGCCGCCGTTACCATGTGGCCGAGCGAGTCGCCATTGCCTGTGCACACCGGGTCGTCTGTGTGAGTCCGAGCCTGCAGAAGCGGGCGCATGAACTGGGCCTCATTCCGGTCCATAAGACGGTTGTCCTAGGCGTTACTGGTGTTCGTCCATTGCCGCCCATGGCCCCGGAGCTTACAGCCACACAGCGCAATCAACTGGGATTGTCGAAAGACCGTCCGGTTATCGGTTTTGTAGGCCGGTTAGCGCGTACTCAGGGAATCCCTGAGCTTATACACGCATTCCAGCGGGTGCAGTTGCAGGTGCCCGACGCTGCCCTCCTCCTGGTAGGAGACTATGAAGAAGATGCGCCGGGAGCTGCTGAAGTACGCCAACTTATTGAGCAGACCCCGGGAGTTATCCGTGCAGGGCTTGTGCCTGATGTGTCGCCTTACTACCCCCTGATGACTGTGATGGCGTTCCCCGCCTGCCATGAAGGCTTTTCGACGATGGCCCTGGAAGGTGCAGCCTTTGGCCTTCCTCTGGTAATGACAAATACGGCTGAAGCACACGACCTGGTAAAGGACGGGCTGACCGGCTGGTATGTGCCCGCTGGAGACCCGGACGCCCTTGCTTCTGCTTTGATTACGGCCTTGCTAGACCCTGCCGAAGCTCGCCGCCGGGGCGAGGCGGGTCTCCAGTGGGTCATGGAACACTTCAGTCCGCAACGTGTGCAGGAACGCTGGGCCGATTACTATGACGAGTTGCTGCGCTGGCGGGAGCTGGGCACACAGCACCCGGAAAAGCGTGTGATGGATATCTTGTTTTCGGGCCTGGGACTCATGCTCCTCGGCTTGCCTATGCTGGGGCTGGCAGGACTGATTAGATACAAGCTCGGCTCCCCGGTGCTGTTCAAACAAGTCCGGCCTGGACTGGCTGGACAGCCCTTCACCATGTACAAGTTCCGCACCATGACCGATGAGCGCGGGCCTGACGGTGAGCTTCTTCCGAACGCTGTGCGCCTCACTGCCTTCGGGAAGTTCCTACGTTCCACCAGCCTGGACGAACTGCCCGAGCTGCTGAACATCCTGAAGGGCGATATGAGTCTCGTTGGGCCGCGCCCCCTTCTCATGGAGTATCTGCCGCTCTACAACGAACGCCAGGCCCGCCGCCACGAAGTTCGCCCCGGACTGACCGGCTGGGCACAGGTGAACGGCCGCAATGCCCTATCCTGGGAAGAAAAGTTTGAACATGACATGTGGTATGTCGAAAACCGCAGCTTTGCCCTGGACCTCAAGATTCTGCTGATGACCCTTAAAAAAGTCCTGAACCGCGACGGCATCAATGCTGATGGCGAAGCCACCGCGCCTAGATTCAAGGGAACTCATCCCTCATGA
- the tnpC gene encoding IS66 family transposase encodes MNETPCPNCERLEARIRELEEQIAALLKRLQELEGRQAKTSHTSNQPPSQDKPWQPKSERQKTGRSSGAQPDHPGTTLKMSAHPDHTVHLPVTGHCGCGQVWGDVPVETQVTRQVHDLPAWQLQVTEYRADVKICPGCHHRQRAPFPTHVTGQVQYGQQVHALTVYLNVAHFVPLERTSEILQALCRARPSDGTIALNLNLAADRLQDFESHLRTALTQQPVLHADETGSRVNGKLQWMHVVSCAQLTFYGQHARRGRAALEDMKILPKYKGILVHDAWSSYFKLPAQHALCGAHLLRELRGLAEHHGQVWAGDLREALRTVYHELKAGTLSPEARTAFERRFDELLEEGLLANPAAPPVPGRRGPTKQSHGRNLALRCQQHRCAVLLFLHDRRVPFDNNQAERDVRSWCVKRKVSGGFRSAEGGQNFARIRSYISTLQKQGRSVWEGLVSVFTGDVLMPNFNP; translated from the coding sequence ATCAACGAGACTCCCTGCCCAAACTGTGAACGACTCGAGGCACGTATCCGTGAACTCGAAGAGCAGATTGCGGCCCTCCTGAAACGCCTTCAAGAGCTTGAAGGACGTCAGGCCAAGACCAGCCACACATCCAATCAGCCACCCAGTCAGGACAAACCCTGGCAGCCCAAGAGTGAGCGCCAGAAGACCGGCCGGTCTTCTGGCGCTCAGCCAGATCACCCCGGCACGACCCTCAAGATGTCAGCGCATCCCGACCACACGGTCCATCTCCCTGTCACGGGACACTGCGGCTGCGGACAGGTCTGGGGTGACGTTCCAGTCGAAACTCAGGTCACTCGGCAGGTCCATGACCTCCCAGCGTGGCAACTTCAGGTCACCGAATACCGCGCCGACGTCAAAATCTGTCCTGGCTGTCATCACCGGCAACGAGCACCCTTCCCAACGCACGTTACGGGTCAGGTGCAATACGGCCAACAGGTCCACGCCTTGACGGTATATCTAAACGTGGCGCACTTCGTGCCCCTCGAACGCACCAGTGAGATTCTGCAGGCTCTCTGCAGGGCGCGACCCAGTGATGGCACCATCGCTCTTAACCTCAACCTCGCGGCCGATCGGCTGCAGGACTTTGAGTCGCACCTCCGAACGGCACTGACGCAGCAACCGGTGCTGCATGCAGATGAGACCGGCAGCCGAGTGAACGGGAAGCTGCAATGGATGCATGTCGTGAGCTGCGCGCAGCTCACGTTCTACGGCCAGCATGCCCGGCGTGGCCGCGCAGCCCTAGAGGACATGAAGATCCTGCCGAAGTACAAGGGCATCCTGGTCCACGACGCCTGGAGCTCATACTTCAAACTCCCGGCACAGCATGCGCTGTGCGGTGCCCATCTGCTGCGGGAACTGCGAGGATTGGCCGAACACCATGGGCAGGTCTGGGCTGGGGACCTCCGGGAAGCGCTGAGGACGGTGTATCACGAGCTCAAAGCTGGGACGCTAAGCCCAGAGGCCCGCACGGCGTTTGAACGGCGATTTGATGAACTGCTCGAGGAGGGCTTGCTGGCCAATCCGGCCGCGCCGCCCGTTCCAGGGCGGCGCGGTCCGACGAAGCAGTCACACGGGCGGAATCTGGCGTTACGGTGCCAGCAGCACCGCTGCGCGGTGCTGCTGTTCCTGCATGATCGCCGGGTACCGTTCGATAACAATCAGGCGGAACGGGATGTGCGGTCCTGGTGCGTGAAACGCAAGGTGTCTGGGGGCTTCCGGTCTGCAGAGGGCGGGCAGAATTTCGCTCGGATCAGGAGCTATATCTCCACGTTGCAGAAGCAGGGTCGCAGCGTCTGGGAGGGCCTGGTCAGCGTGTTTACTGGTGACGTGCTCATGCCCAACTTCAACCCCTGA